A region of Prunus dulcis unplaced genomic scaffold, ALMONDv2, whole genome shotgun sequence DNA encodes the following proteins:
- the LOC117612725 gene encoding uncharacterized protein LOC117612725 gives MGLQNESQQLHEEMATRSENSDTESNETWNISGNEIRSEGSEVVFLDINNEVIRTILMTTGRGGTINIVNNKIFSTKGGRVGIGKIGKNYCNWRVLIFLLVLIFGLANWEKSAATQSTMSRLTILISYGGSWVHSTYTNGKIKGVLVSEKITLEKLRNKVYYIANLDPNEYEITMKVIYDSTKNAWHVDIVDDDDVKTFITENILKSYKIPLCITLKRRLRNQQATVDFRQLPMSVDLNLGTRADLEDNNQYRDSENYLGEEEL, from the exons ATGGGTCTCCAAAATGAAAGTCAACAACTGCACGAGGAGATGGCAACAAGAAGTGAAAATAGTGATACTGAAAGCAACGAGACCTGGAACATTTCTGGCAATGAAATTAGAAGTGAAGGCAGTGAAGTTGTGTTTTTGGACATCAACAACGAAGTTATTCGAACAATATTGATGACAACAGGGAGGGGTGGAACCATCAACATTgttaacaataaaattttttCAACCAAAGGCGGGCGTGTTGGGATTGGCAAAATTGGCAAGAACTACTGCAACTGGAGGGTTTtaatatttcttcttgttcttattTTTGGATTGGCAAATTGGGAAAAAAGTGCTGCAACTCAAAG TACCATGTCTAGATTGACAATTTTAATTAGCTATGGAGGGAGTTGGGTTCACTCAACGTACACAAATGGCAAAATTAAAGGAGTACTTGTTTCAGAGAAAATTACATTAGAGAAACTTCGGAATAAAGTGTATTATATTGCAAATCTGGACCCAAATGAGTATGAAATAACTATGAAAGTTATATATGATTCAACGAAAAATGCTTGGCATGTAGATATAGtcgatgatgatgatgtgaaAACTTTTATTactgaaaatattttaaagtcTTATAAGATTCCATTGTGCATTACGTTGAAGCGGAGACTAAGGAATCAACAAGCTACAGTTGACTTCAGACAATTACCAATGTCTGTGGACCTCAACTTGGGTACTCGAGCTGACTTAGAAGATAACAATCAATATCGTGATTCAGAAAATTACTTGGGAGAAGAAGAGCTTTAG
- the LOC117612724 gene encoding uncharacterized protein LOC117612724, producing MWRWILFGIGFVFGIPFGRWYLQKLRIVPFKQLLSSFCDDETMPATTSPLLSSFHSYDFPFSLSSGSLWLAFSQPLCGWLSLNLSVAGLPNPLNMKLHCNQWYSN from the exons ATGTGGAGGTGGATCTTATTTGGGATAGGCTTCGTTTTTGGGATTCCCTTTGGCCGTTGGTATCTTCAGAAGTTAAGGATTGTTCCTTTCAAG CAGCTCCTCTCCTCCTTCTGTGACGACGAGACGATGCCGGCGACCAcatctcctctcctctcaa gtTTTCATAGTTATGATTTCCCTTTCTCACTCTCATCTGGATCTCTATGGCTGGCTTTCTCTCAACCTCTCTGTGGCTGGCTTTCTCTCAACCTCTCTGTGGCAG GACTTCCCAACCCATTGAACATGAAACTTCACTGCAATCAATG GTATTCCAACTAG